The following are encoded together in the Sphingomonas insulae genome:
- a CDS encoding helix-turn-helix domain-containing protein, producing the protein MAFMPGFSTGGIHRDSYAAWRDSGSPVAKLYETVPDAPFGCSTEWLSLGSVTLAYSQFTSQKWFRTPDIIRGDDYDHMFVNFRFTGAADGIMNGRDVHAADGSIIFTDLAAPQEHYSEAAVCAGLMIPRKEAEAMFGPVRALHGHVVEPRYASVLIAHLRMLQTQATVLPQHAADTLGRTVMDLLSVGLKASLGQTVDDPDVRERALRVRLHAAIEQDIGSPSLNIAKLVRTLGVSRSTLYRLMEEEGGVQAYIRDRRLAKVAEALRASTHRRSSLSDLADRWGFCDAAYLARCFRERFGVTLGEYTDMHRRR; encoded by the coding sequence ATGGCATTCATGCCAGGGTTTTCGACGGGTGGAATCCATCGCGATTCGTACGCTGCCTGGCGCGACAGCGGCAGTCCCGTCGCCAAATTGTACGAAACCGTGCCGGATGCCCCGTTCGGGTGTTCGACCGAATGGCTGTCGCTCGGCTCCGTCACGCTCGCCTATTCGCAATTCACCTCGCAGAAGTGGTTCCGGACGCCCGACATCATCCGCGGCGACGATTACGACCATATGTTCGTCAACTTCCGCTTCACCGGTGCCGCCGACGGCATTATGAACGGCCGCGACGTCCACGCAGCGGACGGATCGATCATCTTCACCGATCTGGCGGCGCCTCAGGAACATTATTCGGAAGCCGCCGTGTGCGCCGGGTTGATGATACCGCGCAAGGAAGCCGAAGCGATGTTCGGCCCGGTGCGGGCGTTGCATGGCCATGTCGTGGAGCCGCGTTATGCCAGCGTGCTGATCGCGCATCTCCGGATGCTCCAGACACAGGCGACGGTGTTGCCGCAGCATGCGGCAGACACGCTCGGCCGGACGGTCATGGACCTGCTGTCGGTCGGATTGAAGGCCAGCCTTGGCCAGACCGTCGACGATCCGGACGTGCGGGAACGTGCGCTGCGGGTGCGCCTGCACGCCGCGATCGAACAGGACATCGGATCGCCGTCGCTCAATATCGCCAAACTGGTCCGCACGCTCGGGGTATCGCGATCGACGCTGTACCGGCTGATGGAGGAAGAGGGCGGGGTGCAGGCCTATATCCGGGATCGCCGGCTGGCCAAGGTCGCCGAGGCGCTGCGGGCGTCCACCCACCGGCGATCGTCCCTGTCCGACCTGGCGGATCGTTGGGGCTTCTGCGACGCCGCCTATCTCGCACGCTGCTTTCGCGAACGGTTCGGCGTCACGCTGGGTGAGTACACCGACATGCACCGCCGCCGCTGA
- a CDS encoding fimbria/pilus periplasmic chaperone: MMALRCQSFAARVLRPAILAPTLATAAIVAISGACAMRVSPMVVEMTTRGSGATARVEVQNLNPGALPFETRITRIDYDDKGVMTETPADGDFLVFPPQGVLPAGARQVVRLQWVGDANLPASRGYYLSVNQLPVSLAPGQASGGAQVQVVYHMKALITVAPPNASPKVEVVSAKPISIVPKAPPALPGAAAAPAVPAAAVPGIELVVRNVGTRYAMMAGEPWTIEGTGADGKPARFVLSGDTLGRAIGVGYLAPLGGLRTFQVATDVTFRGPVKVRFGK; this comes from the coding sequence ATGATGGCTTTGCGCTGCCAATCCTTTGCAGCCCGGGTTCTGCGGCCCGCGATCCTGGCGCCGACGCTGGCGACGGCCGCGATCGTCGCGATCAGTGGCGCCTGTGCGATGCGCGTGTCGCCGATGGTCGTCGAAATGACCACGCGGGGCAGCGGCGCAACCGCGCGGGTCGAGGTGCAGAACCTCAATCCCGGCGCGCTGCCGTTCGAAACGCGGATCACCCGCATCGATTACGACGACAAGGGCGTGATGACCGAAACGCCGGCCGACGGCGATTTCCTCGTCTTTCCGCCGCAAGGTGTCTTGCCGGCCGGCGCCCGCCAGGTGGTGCGCCTGCAATGGGTCGGCGATGCCAACCTGCCGGCCAGTCGCGGCTATTATCTGTCGGTCAACCAGCTGCCGGTGTCGCTCGCGCCCGGTCAGGCGTCGGGCGGTGCGCAGGTGCAGGTCGTCTATCATATGAAGGCGCTGATTACCGTCGCGCCGCCCAACGCCAGCCCCAAGGTCGAGGTTGTCAGCGCCAAGCCGATATCGATCGTGCCCAAGGCGCCGCCGGCTCTGCCGGGTGCCGCCGCGGCACCCGCGGTGCCCGCTGCCGCCGTTCCGGGCATCGAACTGGTGGTCCGCAACGTCGGCACCCGATACGCGATGATGGCGGGCGAGCCCTGGACCATCGAGGGCACGGGCGCCGATGGCAAGCCGGCCAGGTTCGTCCTGTCGGGCGATACGCTGGGTCGCGCGATCGGCGTGGGGTATCTGGCGCCGCTGGGCGGCCTGCGCACGTTTCAGGTCGCGACGGACGTCACGTTCCGGGGCCCGGTCAAAGTCCGCTTCGGAAAATGA
- the kynU gene encoding kynureninase, translated as MTREDARALDAADPIAPFRDRFALPDGVIYLDGNSLGALPRSVPVALADAAQRQWGTRLIRSWNEGWIDVPQRLGAKIAPLIGAAADEVIVGDTTSTHLFKAIVAALRHHSGRRTVVSEAGNFPTDLHIAEGAVACVPGARLKVVERAALADALDDDTALLLLTHVHYKTSERFDLAGWTARAHAAGALMLWDFSHSVGAVRLDVTAAEADMAVGCTYKFLNGGPGAPAFLYVARRHQAALANPISGWMGHAEPFAFQDGYRPADGMKRWLVGTPSILAMASLEVALDLWTGIDEDALATKSAALFAILAQAGAAAGLSCVSPADPAARGSHISFRAPYAYALTQALIARGVIGDFRDPDILRLGLTPLYLSHEDVWQAGEHLRAIVATEEWRDPAFSTRNAVT; from the coding sequence ATGACCCGCGAAGACGCCCGCGCCCTCGACGCCGCCGATCCGATCGCGCCGTTCCGCGACCGTTTCGCATTGCCCGACGGCGTCATCTACCTCGACGGCAATTCGCTCGGCGCGCTGCCCCGCAGCGTTCCCGTTGCCCTTGCCGACGCGGCGCAGCGGCAATGGGGCACCCGCCTGATCCGCAGCTGGAACGAGGGGTGGATCGACGTTCCCCAGCGGCTCGGCGCCAAAATCGCGCCGCTGATCGGTGCGGCCGCGGACGAGGTGATCGTCGGCGACACCACCTCCACCCATTTGTTCAAGGCGATCGTCGCCGCCCTTCGCCACCATTCCGGCCGCCGCACGGTGGTGAGCGAGGCCGGCAACTTCCCCACCGACCTCCACATCGCAGAAGGCGCGGTCGCCTGCGTCCCCGGTGCCCGGCTGAAGGTGGTGGAGCGCGCCGCGCTTGCCGACGCGCTCGACGACGATACGGCGCTGCTGCTACTCACCCATGTCCACTACAAGACGTCGGAACGCTTCGACCTCGCCGGCTGGACCGCCCGCGCGCATGCTGCCGGGGCGCTGATGCTCTGGGATTTCAGCCACAGCGTCGGTGCGGTCCGCCTCGACGTCACCGCCGCCGAGGCAGACATGGCGGTCGGCTGCACCTATAAATTCCTGAACGGCGGTCCCGGTGCCCCCGCCTTCCTCTATGTCGCGCGGCGGCACCAGGCGGCCCTTGCCAATCCGATCAGCGGCTGGATGGGGCATGCCGAACCCTTCGCCTTCCAGGACGGCTACCGCCCCGCCGACGGGATGAAGCGCTGGCTGGTCGGCACCCCCTCGATCCTCGCCATGGCCAGCCTCGAGGTCGCACTCGACCTCTGGACCGGCATCGACGAGGACGCGCTCGCCACCAAGAGCGCCGCGCTGTTCGCCATCCTTGCGCAGGCCGGCGCTGCCGCCGGCCTCTCCTGCGTCAGCCCCGCCGACCCCGCCGCCCGCGGCAGCCACATCAGCTTTCGCGCACCTTATGCCTATGCCCTGACCCAGGCGTTGATCGCCCGCGGCGTCATCGGCGATTTCCGCGATCCCGACATCCTGCGTCTTGGCCTCACCCCGCTCTACCTCAGCCACGAGGACGTGTGGCAGGCCGGCGAACACCTCCGCGCCATCGTCGCGACCGAGGAGTGGCGCGATCCCGCCTTCTCGACGCGCAACGCGGTGACGTGA
- a CDS encoding alpha/beta hydrolase has translation MTDYLTWPDLTARPRETPDATIAYGPDPLQRIDLWRPAGAGPHPVVLMVHGGCWQTGIADRRLMDWAAADLRRQGVAVWNIDYRGVDRDGGGYPGTFRDAAAAADRLRMDAAGHDLDLTRMIAVGHSAGGHLALWLAARHRLPVASTLHDPDPLPIRHVVVLGGLPDLAAVAASPDNGCGTAVIAQLVGDRPQPFADTSIPPLLPLGVAQTLVAGREDRIVPYRMAIDHRTQARAAGDLVDLHTVADTGHVELIAPGSAAWTRTCTLILAALGVAA, from the coding sequence ATGACCGACTATCTGACCTGGCCCGACCTCACCGCCCGTCCGCGCGAAACGCCGGACGCCACCATCGCCTATGGCCCCGACCCGCTCCAGCGCATCGACCTGTGGCGGCCGGCCGGCGCCGGACCGCACCCGGTCGTGCTGATGGTCCATGGCGGCTGCTGGCAGACGGGCATCGCCGATCGCCGCCTGATGGACTGGGCCGCCGCCGACCTGCGCAGGCAGGGCGTCGCGGTGTGGAACATCGACTATCGCGGCGTCGATCGCGACGGCGGCGGCTATCCCGGCACCTTCCGCGACGCCGCCGCCGCCGCCGATCGGCTGCGCATGGACGCTGCCGGCCACGACCTAGACCTCACCCGCATGATCGCGGTCGGCCATTCCGCCGGCGGTCACCTCGCGCTGTGGCTGGCGGCCCGGCACCGCCTGCCCGTGGCCAGCACGCTGCACGATCCCGATCCGTTGCCGATCCGCCACGTCGTCGTGCTCGGCGGCCTGCCCGATCTCGCCGCGGTCGCCGCCAGCCCGGACAATGGCTGCGGCACCGCGGTGATCGCGCAACTCGTCGGCGACCGGCCGCAGCCGTTTGCCGACACCTCGATCCCGCCGCTGCTGCCGCTCGGCGTGGCGCAGACGCTGGTCGCCGGCCGCGAGGATCGCATCGTCCCCTATCGCATGGCCATCGACCATCGGACGCAGGCCCGCGCCGCCGGCGACCTCGTCGACCTCCACACCGTCGCCGACACCGGCCATGTCGAACTGATCGCCCCCGGCTCCGCCGCCTGGACCCGGACATGCACCCTCATCCTCGCCGCACTCGGAGTAGCCGCATGA
- the parC gene encoding DNA topoisomerase IV subunit A: MATDFQEPPIGILDAPFDTALSDRYLVYALSTITARSLPDVRDGLKPVHRRLLWAMRLLKLDPSQGYKKCARVVGDVIGKYHPHGDQSVYDAMVRLAQDFALRYPLVDGQGNFGNIDGDNAAAYRYTEARLTQVAIDLMDGLDEDAVAYRPTYNGEEQEPELFPGLFPNLLANGAAGIAVGMATSIPPHNAAELLDAAIMLVDKPDAPDTAVLDYVKGPDFPTGGLVVDPPAVIAESYATGRGSFRVRARWAIEREKGGGWQVVVSQIPYGVQKGKLIEQIAGLINDRKFPILADVRDESDAEVRIVLEPRSRTVDPQVLMDGLFRFSDLETRVSLNLNVLDKDRTPRVMSLGGALKAWVEHQFVVLDRRTRHRLGKIADRIELLEGYLVAYLNLDRVIEIIRTEDEPKQVMIAEFSLTDRQAEAILNMRLRSLRRLEEFEIRGERDKLDKERGELEALLADPARQKRRMKRDLKKIRDRYGPETALGARRTTVEEAAPTRDIPLEAMIEREPITVILSQRGWIRAMKGHVDLSSPETMKFKEGDGPAFAFHAQTTDKLLLAAENGRFYTLAADKLPGGRGFGEPVRAMIDLDGAIGVTAFLNARGVEQLLIAATDGRGFRVPVADVIAETRKGKTVMTPRIGAKLLIVRPVVPAADYVAAIGDNRKFLVFPIAELPVMTRGQGVQIQRFREGSLSDATTFVFAEGMSWTMGGESGRTRTESDLSLWRTARGAAGRTPPTGFPRDNRFGS, translated from the coding sequence ATGGCCACCGACTTTCAGGAACCGCCGATCGGCATACTCGATGCGCCGTTCGATACCGCTCTGTCCGACCGCTATCTGGTCTATGCGCTGTCGACGATCACCGCGCGGTCGCTGCCGGACGTGCGCGATGGCCTGAAGCCGGTGCATCGGCGGCTGCTGTGGGCGATGCGGCTGCTGAAGCTGGATCCCAGCCAGGGCTACAAGAAGTGCGCGCGCGTCGTCGGCGACGTCATCGGCAAATACCACCCGCATGGCGACCAGTCGGTGTACGACGCGATGGTCCGGCTCGCGCAGGATTTCGCGCTGCGCTATCCGCTGGTCGACGGGCAGGGCAATTTCGGCAACATCGACGGCGATAACGCCGCCGCCTATCGCTATACCGAGGCGCGGCTGACGCAGGTCGCGATCGACCTGATGGATGGGCTGGACGAGGATGCCGTCGCCTATCGCCCGACCTATAACGGCGAGGAGCAGGAGCCGGAACTGTTCCCCGGCCTGTTCCCCAACCTGCTGGCGAACGGCGCGGCGGGCATCGCCGTCGGCATGGCGACCAGCATTCCGCCGCACAATGCCGCCGAACTGCTCGATGCGGCGATCATGCTGGTCGACAAGCCCGATGCGCCCGACACCGCGGTGCTGGACTATGTGAAGGGGCCGGACTTCCCCACTGGCGGCCTCGTCGTCGATCCCCCGGCGGTGATCGCGGAAAGCTATGCGACCGGCCGCGGCAGCTTTCGCGTGCGGGCGCGCTGGGCGATCGAGCGCGAGAAGGGCGGCGGCTGGCAGGTCGTGGTCAGCCAGATCCCGTATGGCGTGCAGAAGGGCAAGCTGATCGAGCAGATCGCCGGCCTCATCAACGACCGCAAGTTCCCGATCCTCGCCGACGTGCGCGACGAATCGGACGCGGAGGTGCGGATCGTGCTCGAACCGCGCAGCCGCACGGTCGATCCGCAGGTGCTGATGGACGGGCTGTTCCGTTTTTCCGATCTGGAAACGCGGGTCAGCCTGAATCTCAACGTGCTCGACAAGGATCGCACACCACGGGTGATGTCGCTCGGCGGCGCGCTGAAGGCGTGGGTGGAGCATCAGTTCGTCGTGCTCGACCGGCGGACACGCCACCGGCTGGGCAAGATCGCCGACCGGATCGAACTGCTCGAAGGCTATCTGGTCGCCTACCTCAACCTCGACCGGGTGATCGAGATCATCCGGACCGAGGACGAACCCAAGCAGGTGATGATCGCCGAATTCAGCCTGACCGACCGGCAGGCGGAGGCGATCCTCAACATGCGGCTGCGATCCCTGCGCCGCCTCGAGGAATTCGAGATTCGCGGCGAGCGCGACAAGCTCGACAAGGAACGCGGCGAGCTGGAGGCGCTGCTCGCCGATCCGGCCCGGCAGAAGCGGCGGATGAAGCGCGACCTCAAGAAGATACGCGACCGCTACGGACCGGAGACGGCGCTGGGCGCGCGGCGCACGACCGTCGAGGAAGCCGCCCCGACCCGCGACATCCCGCTGGAGGCGATGATCGAGCGCGAGCCGATCACCGTCATCCTGTCGCAGCGCGGCTGGATCCGCGCGATGAAGGGGCATGTCGACCTGTCCTCTCCCGAAACGATGAAGTTCAAGGAGGGCGACGGCCCCGCCTTCGCCTTTCACGCGCAGACGACGGACAAGCTGCTGCTGGCGGCGGAAAACGGGCGGTTCTATACGCTGGCTGCGGACAAGCTGCCCGGCGGGCGCGGCTTTGGCGAGCCGGTGCGGGCGATGATCGACCTCGACGGCGCGATCGGCGTCACCGCCTTTCTCAACGCGCGTGGCGTCGAACAATTGCTGATCGCTGCCACCGACGGACGGGGCTTCCGCGTGCCGGTGGCCGACGTCATCGCCGAAACGCGCAAGGGCAAGACGGTGATGACGCCGCGGATCGGCGCGAAGCTGCTGATCGTGCGTCCCGTCGTGCCGGCTGCAGATTACGTCGCGGCGATCGGCGACAATCGCAAGTTCCTCGTCTTCCCCATCGCCGAACTGCCGGTGATGACGCGGGGGCAGGGGGTGCAGATCCAGCGGTTCCGCGAAGGCAGCCTGTCCGATGCGACGACCTTCGTCTTTGCCGAGGGGATGAGCTGGACGATGGGTGGCGAATCGGGGCGGACGCGTACGGAAAGCGACCTGTCGTTGTGGCGCACCGCGCGCGGCGCAGCGGGGCGGACGCCGCCGACGGGCTTCCCGCGCGACAACCGGTTCGGCAGCTAG
- a CDS encoding putative bifunctional diguanylate cyclase/phosphodiesterase produces MATASSDLVSLPLAELELFARDLELIPIPTVQVVRDGSGFDFLAVNRAYRLAGLGVIADRSPMLALLGSRIDAFLRSTDVRSDFDWSIGQVIDSRYYRVTLARPSPTLRDRCQIAFIDLTAQVHTERSLRREMTTDSLTGLPNREGFSDMIEAVQADRGRHAVLVIDIDRFGRLNACLGGLAGDELLITVARRIKGVLRARDALARIGGDEFGILMAVDDDADEASRLAERIQRALSAPFRLSDYEIGVECSIGIAHGDDAVEDVEELIRNAQFAVKRAKTGRHVENYQTQAFTLARQQFAMETALRRAIEERQLRLAFQPICDLASGAIVSFEALARWRDSSGVEHQPSDFIPVAEESGLIVPLGRWAMDEAARTLRWWDDACGGHCGMRVAVNLSAIQMQRDDIAPVVEAALIRHDLAGDRFNLELTESAIVSDPDRIAGIMHALKALGTSLAMDDFGTGYSNLAYLQKLPIDILKIDRSFVSGMLADRDKIAIVRAILSLAQALGMRTTAEGVESNELAQTLAALGCTYGQGYLYARPLEAEDALSMIVAARAAATASSAN; encoded by the coding sequence ATGGCCACCGCCTCGTCCGACCTGGTTTCGCTGCCGCTTGCCGAACTGGAGCTGTTCGCGCGGGATCTGGAACTGATCCCGATCCCGACGGTGCAGGTGGTGCGCGATGGCAGCGGATTCGATTTTCTGGCGGTAAACCGGGCCTATCGCCTGGCCGGGCTGGGCGTGATCGCCGACCGGTCGCCGATGCTGGCGCTGCTCGGCAGCCGGATCGATGCCTTTCTGCGATCGACCGACGTGCGCAGCGATTTCGACTGGTCGATCGGACAGGTGATCGATTCGCGCTATTACCGCGTGACGCTCGCGCGCCCGTCGCCGACGCTGCGCGACCGGTGCCAGATCGCCTTCATCGACCTCACCGCGCAGGTCCATACCGAACGCTCGCTCCGCCGCGAGATGACCACCGACAGTCTGACCGGCCTGCCGAATCGCGAGGGCTTCAGCGACATGATCGAGGCGGTGCAGGCCGATCGCGGCCGGCACGCGGTACTGGTCATCGACATCGATCGATTCGGTCGGCTGAACGCCTGCCTCGGCGGACTGGCGGGCGATGAACTGCTCATCACCGTCGCGCGCCGGATCAAGGGCGTGCTGCGCGCGCGCGACGCGCTGGCGCGGATCGGCGGCGACGAATTCGGCATCCTCATGGCGGTGGACGACGATGCGGACGAGGCGAGCCGCCTCGCCGAACGGATCCAGCGCGCGCTGTCGGCGCCGTTCCGGTTAAGCGATTACGAGATCGGCGTCGAATGCTCGATCGGCATCGCGCATGGCGACGATGCGGTCGAGGACGTCGAGGAATTGATCCGCAACGCGCAATTTGCGGTGAAGCGCGCGAAAACCGGCCGCCACGTCGAAAACTACCAGACCCAAGCCTTCACCCTCGCCCGCCAACAATTCGCGATGGAGACGGCGTTGCGCCGCGCTATCGAGGAGCGGCAGTTGCGGCTGGCGTTTCAGCCAATCTGCGACTTGGCGAGCGGCGCGATCGTGTCGTTCGAGGCGCTGGCACGCTGGCGCGATTCGAGCGGGGTCGAGCATCAGCCCAGCGACTTCATTCCGGTCGCGGAGGAATCGGGACTGATCGTCCCGCTGGGCCGATGGGCGATGGACGAGGCGGCGCGGACGCTGCGCTGGTGGGACGATGCGTGCGGCGGCCATTGCGGCATGCGCGTCGCGGTCAACCTGTCCGCGATCCAGATGCAGCGCGACGACATCGCGCCGGTGGTCGAGGCGGCGCTGATCCGCCACGATCTTGCGGGCGACCGATTCAACCTGGAATTGACCGAAAGCGCGATCGTCAGCGATCCCGACCGTATCGCCGGCATCATGCACGCGCTGAAGGCACTGGGCACCAGCCTGGCGATGGACGATTTCGGCACCGGCTATTCCAACCTCGCCTATCTGCAAAAGTTGCCGATCGACATCCTCAAGATCGACCGCAGCTTCGTGTCGGGCATGCTCGCCGACCGCGACAAGATCGCGATCGTGCGTGCGATCCTGAGTCTGGCGCAGGCATTGGGCATGCGGACCACGGCAGAAGGGGTCGAGAGCAACGAACTGGCGCAAACGCTGGCGGCGCTTGGCTGCACCTACGGCCAGGGCTATCTTTATGCGCGGCCGCTGGAGGCGGAGGATGCGCTGTCGATGATCGTCGCAGCCAGGGCGGCGGCGACGGCGTCGTCGGCGAACTGA
- a CDS encoding CCA tRNA nucleotidyltransferase encodes MALSPAPVLPLDQIAGREGFAALIAALGGAEQTRLVGGVVRDTLLGLDPADIDLATQLLPDIVLDRLRDAGIRAVPTGLAHGTITAILPDGPIEVTTLRRDVTTDGRHAVVAFTDAWEEDGARRDFTMNALYADPETGAVIDAFGGLADLAAGRVRFIGDPYRRIAEDHLRILRFFRFHARFGTADQSRIDADGLAACAARANDLMALSRERIAAELLKLLVARHAVPVIALMIDAGIFRAVLPEITDATVLATLAMREAAAGVAPDAIRRLAALLPAAAAEPVGARLKLSNADRKRLVAATQGPGDADARALAYRVGTASAIDRLLLAGCAIADITDWTPPVLPIGGGALVQRGLRKGPEVARVLRAIEDRWIAGGFPDAARVDQFADDAVAAALAATIIDSASSASSGRA; translated from the coding sequence ATGGCATTGAGCCCGGCGCCCGTCCTGCCGCTGGACCAGATCGCGGGGCGCGAGGGGTTCGCCGCGTTGATCGCCGCGTTGGGTGGGGCGGAACAGACGCGTCTGGTCGGCGGGGTGGTTCGAGATACGCTGCTCGGCCTCGACCCCGCCGACATCGATCTCGCGACGCAACTGCTGCCCGACATCGTGCTGGACCGGTTGCGCGACGCCGGCATCCGCGCGGTGCCGACCGGCCTTGCCCATGGCACAATCACCGCGATCCTGCCCGACGGCCCGATCGAGGTGACGACGTTGCGCCGCGACGTGACGACCGATGGACGCCATGCCGTCGTCGCCTTCACCGATGCGTGGGAAGAGGATGGCGCCCGCCGCGACTTCACGATGAACGCGCTCTACGCCGATCCGGAGACGGGCGCGGTGATCGACGCATTCGGCGGGCTTGCCGATCTGGCCGCAGGCCGGGTCCGCTTCATCGGCGATCCCTATCGGCGCATCGCCGAGGACCACCTGCGTATCCTCCGCTTCTTTCGCTTCCACGCACGTTTCGGCACGGCGGACCAGTCGAGGATCGATGCCGATGGGCTGGCCGCCTGCGCCGCCCGCGCCAACGACCTGATGGCGCTCTCGCGCGAGCGGATCGCCGCCGAACTGCTCAAGCTGCTTGTCGCCCGCCATGCCGTCCCGGTTATCGCATTGATGATCGATGCCGGCATCTTCCGCGCCGTCCTGCCGGAAATCACCGATGCGACCGTGCTTGCGACGCTGGCCATGCGGGAGGCCGCGGCCGGCGTCGCACCCGATGCGATCCGGCGACTGGCGGCATTGCTGCCGGCCGCCGCGGCCGAGCCGGTGGGCGCGCGGCTGAAGCTGTCGAATGCCGATCGCAAACGGCTGGTCGCCGCCACGCAGGGACCGGGGGACGCGGATGCGCGAGCGCTCGCCTATCGCGTCGGCACGGCCAGTGCGATCGACCGGCTGCTACTTGCCGGTTGTGCCATCGCCGACATCACGGACTGGACGCCGCCGGTGCTCCCGATCGGTGGTGGCGCGCTGGTGCAGCGGGGCCTGCGCAAGGGGCCGGAGGTGGCGCGCGTGTTGCGCGCGATCGAGGATCGTTGGATCGCCGGGGGATTCCCCGACGCCGCGCGAGTCGATCAGTTCGCCGACGACGCCGTCGCCGCCGCCCTGGCTGCGACGATCATCGACAGCGCATCCTCCGCCTCCAGCGGCCGCGCATAA
- a CDS encoding CoA pyrophosphatase has product MTLVERLGAALERGRATQPVLLTGDHRDLDERDNADLTPAAVLVAVTDRARPGVLLTQRTDTLRNHAGQVAFPGGRIDPGESAIAAALREADEEIALAPASVVLVGEVDRYRTVTGFSVTPVLAVVPPDLPLVPSEAEVASVFEVPLDFLLDPANQVEASAQWQGRTRHYYEIRWADRRIWGATAAMIVNLSRQLAWH; this is encoded by the coding sequence ATGACCCTGGTCGAGCGGCTTGGAGCCGCGCTCGAACGTGGTCGTGCCACGCAACCGGTGCTGCTGACCGGCGACCATCGCGATCTCGACGAGCGTGACAATGCCGACCTCACCCCGGCCGCGGTGCTGGTCGCGGTCACCGACCGCGCGCGGCCGGGCGTACTGCTGACCCAGCGGACCGATACGCTGCGCAACCATGCCGGGCAGGTCGCCTTTCCCGGTGGCCGCATCGATCCCGGCGAGAGCGCGATCGCCGCCGCCCTGCGCGAGGCGGACGAGGAGATCGCGCTCGCGCCCGCATCGGTCGTACTGGTCGGCGAGGTTGACCGCTATCGGACTGTTACCGGTTTCAGCGTGACGCCGGTGCTGGCCGTCGTCCCCCCCGACCTGCCACTCGTCCCCAGCGAGGCAGAGGTGGCGAGCGTGTTCGAGGTGCCGCTCGACTTCCTGCTCGATCCCGCCAATCAGGTCGAGGCGAGTGCGCAGTGGCAGGGCCGCACCCGTCATTATTACGAAATCCGCTGGGCCGACCGCCGCATCTGGGGTGCCACCGCCGCGATGATCGTCAACCTGTCACGACAACTCGCATGGCATTGA
- a CDS encoding DUF1285 domain-containing protein: protein MPMEDLPDLASLSLPEIATLIEQRRLPPVKQWNPTHCGDSEMRIARDGTWYHQGSPIGRPAMVRLFSTILRREADGRHVLVTPVEKLDIAVEDAPFVAVEMKAEGEGAAARLAFRLNTGDLVTAGSDHPLRFVAGEDGPRPYLHVRDGLEALVARAVYYDLAERALAGDADRPGLWSDGAFFPLEPAA, encoded by the coding sequence ATGCCGATGGAGGACCTTCCCGATCTCGCCAGTCTCAGCCTGCCTGAGATCGCCACCCTTATCGAACAGCGGCGCCTGCCGCCGGTCAAGCAATGGAACCCGACCCATTGCGGTGACAGCGAGATGCGGATCGCCCGCGACGGCACGTGGTATCATCAGGGATCGCCGATCGGCCGTCCCGCGATGGTACGGCTGTTCTCGACGATCCTGCGCCGCGAGGCCGATGGCCGGCACGTCCTCGTCACGCCGGTCGAAAAGCTCGACATCGCAGTTGAGGACGCACCCTTCGTCGCGGTCGAGATGAAGGCTGAGGGCGAAGGCGCCGCAGCCCGGCTCGCCTTTCGCCTGAACACCGGCGACCTCGTAACCGCGGGGTCCGACCACCCGCTGCGCTTCGTCGCGGGCGAAGACGGTCCGCGCCCCTATCTGCACGTACGTGATGGGCTGGAAGCGCTGGTCGCTCGCGCCGTCTATTATGACCTGGCCGAGCGCGCCCTTGCCGGCGATGCCGATCGTCCGGGCCTGTGGAGCGACGGTGCATTTTTTCCGCTGGAACCTGCGGCATGA
- a CDS encoding GNAT family N-acetyltransferase encodes MIAFVPLSTVDGAAVEALLDRAFGPDRHTRTAYKVRGATKPIAALSLAALSDGALIGTIQCWPVQLDGDDGAAWPLVMIGPVAVAPERQRDGIGRALMTRALHAAHSEGLDQSLMLIGDPEYYGRFFGFDASRTAGWRLPGPVERHRLLARGGAVPAAAGLLGQAVAPNA; translated from the coding sequence GTGATCGCATTCGTGCCGCTCAGCACCGTCGATGGAGCCGCCGTGGAGGCGCTGCTCGACCGCGCGTTCGGGCCCGATCGGCATACCCGTACTGCTTACAAGGTGCGCGGGGCCACCAAGCCGATCGCCGCACTCAGCCTAGCGGCGCTGAGCGACGGCGCCCTGATCGGCACCATCCAATGCTGGCCCGTCCAACTGGACGGCGACGACGGCGCCGCATGGCCACTGGTGATGATCGGCCCGGTCGCCGTCGCGCCCGAACGCCAGCGCGATGGTATCGGCCGTGCGTTGATGACCCGTGCGCTGCACGCCGCCCATAGCGAGGGCTTGGACCAATCGCTGATGCTGATCGGCGATCCCGAATATTACGGCCGCTTCTTCGGCTTCGATGCAAGCCGCACCGCGGGTTGGCGTCTGCCCGGCCCGGTCGAACGGCACCGCCTGCTCGCCCGCGGCGGCGCCGTCCCCGCCGCTGCCGGCCTGCTCGGCCAAGCGGTCGCACCCAACGCCTGA